Proteins encoded by one window of Sorex araneus isolate mSorAra2 chromosome 3, mSorAra2.pri, whole genome shotgun sequence:
- the LOC101541629 gene encoding SRA stem-loop-interacting RNA-binding protein, mitochondrial-like, with the protein MAASAAARSALAARASVGRHVAFVRRIPWTAAASELGEHFAQFGHVRKCTPPFDEETGFHRGMAWAQLSTEEELHDALQQENHIIDGIKLHVQVRRPKNLQADQTTDEEKDF; encoded by the coding sequence ATGGCGGCCTCGGCGGCGGCGAGGTCGGCGCTGGCAGCGCGGGCGAGCGTGGGCCGGCACGTGGCGTTCGTGCGGAGGATCCCCTGGACCGCTGCCGCCAGTGAGTTGGGAGAACACTTTGCACAGTTTGGTCATGTACGAAAGTGCACCCCGCCTTTTGATGAAGAGACTGGCTTTCACAGAGGTATGGCCTGGGCTCAACTTTCTACGGAAGAGGAACTTCATGATGCACTGCAACAGGAAAATCATATTATTGATGGAATAAAGCTCCATGTTCAAGTTCGAAGACCAAAAAACTTACAAGCGGATCAAACAACCGATGAAGAGAAAGATTTTTGA